The sequence below is a genomic window from Candidatus Protochlamydia naegleriophila.
GGACTGTGATGCAAGTAGGCATAGAGGTTGGGGCCATCGGCAAAACCGAGGGGATCAGTTGTTGTCCAGCGTCCGTTGCTTGGATCATAAAAGCGTCTGCCGAAGTAGACCCAGCCTGTTTCCGGATCGACCCGCTTGCTGGCAAAGCGCCATGGATTGCCCACTTCAGAGGTTTGAATGATAGCGCCTTGCGCATTGATTAGAGTTTCCTCACCAAACGTGGTATAGCGATAGGCTTCGCAAGGTTTGCCTGTAGTGGCATCAATGAGGCCAACGACATGGCCTTGATGGTCATGAGTGGGCGCGAAGGCGCGTCCTTTGATTTCGATGGCAATGGCTGCGCCAAGCTCTGCTCCATGGCCTGTTCCAAGAATACGCAATTCTTGAATCTGGCCTTTCGCATCGACCATGCCGATTTCATTTTGCCCTTGGTAGAAGTAACGTTCTGAGAGTTTTTTTGACGTCTTACTGAGGCGGCGATTTAAGGAATCATAGCGATAGTCAAACGTTCCTTGAGGCGACTTAACTTGAATGAGGCGATTTAATGCATCGTACTTATAGGTGGTTGTTTGACCCCCTTGCTTCTTCTGAATCAAATTGCCATCGAGATCATATTTGTAAGAGCTATCCTGATCTTTTAAAAGCTGATTCAGCTGATCAAGGGTATAACTCTTTTGATCTTTAGAGAGGCGATTATCAATGGAATCCAGTAAAAATTTAAATTTTAGCCATGAAAAAGGCTCTAACCTCTTCAATCCATAATTATTCAACACAGCCGTTATACAATTATTTTAGCAGGAATATTTCTGTTTATATATTTAAAAAATTAAAAGAATCGTGTCATTTTAATTTAATTGATTAATATCAATCATAATTTAAAATGGTTTAAATTAAGTGTTTCCTTCGTTTGTAAGATTTTCAATTAACTTTTTTATGTTTTCTTCACTTTCTTCAAATTCGGGTCCTGCTTCCATTAGCAATAGATTTTGTAATATTTGTTCTACTTCATCACTGAATTGATTATGACTAAAATAAAATAAGTCGTGAGCCCAATTCGCAATTCGTTTAGGATCATAACCTTTATCTAATTCATTTTTTAATTTGATGCCTAATTGTTTTCTTGTATATTTCATTTTATAGTTCCGAAGCTATGAGTGGATAATGAGGAGAAGTAACAGTTTGCCCATTAATGCTCTTTGGATGAACTCTATTAACATTTCCTGTGTGATCATAGCATTCATACCAACCTCTTGTTTGTCCATTATGAGGAGTATATTCAACCACATAACAAGCCCCTCGAGTTGGACCTGAATTTGTAGCTTTTTTTTCTATACCATAATAACGAATTCTATCATCAGGTAATTCACGTATTCTTGCAGCTGTTTGTTGAGATTGTTCTAATTGTGAAAGCTTCTTATTTAAATTAATACCTGCATTAACACTTTCTGCACCACGATTAATAGACATGCCAGGTTTCGCAATATACTTGGCTTCTTGTTTTAAAGCTTGGCTAGCCATTTTAGCTTCAAGCATTCCAATCCGCGCAGCTTTGACTACTCCAACTGCTCCTTTGGCTAGTCCATAGCCTCCCATCGCTATTGTAGCAACCTCTAGGGTTGTTGTGGTACCGCTTCGAAAGGCTTGATAGATGGCATTATTAGCATCGACTCCCATAGTTTGTTGGACGAACGCATCAGTTGCTGCTATCTGATTGCTCTGAGAAATCGCGAAAGCTTGCTGGATTTGGATCTTTTCTTCTAACGAACACTCTAAATCATCACAGCCTGCTGCAAAGGCCAGCGATTGAAAAAGATAAGCATGGCTAGTTAGGAAATCGAAACAACCATGAACACAACCGGCAAAGGCTGCATAAAGGTTCTCTTTTGTTTCTTGCCATTGAACACTAGCCCATGCATCATTACCGGCATTATCGCCAAACACAGGCGAGTATTCATTAGAGATACCATCAAAATAATTAGGATTGGTTGCCACATTGCAGCCATCGCGGTACGCTTCGCCGACGAAGCCATAGGCATCAAAGGCAGAAAGGGGACTGTGATGCAAGTAGGCATAGAGGTTGGGGCCATCGGCAAAACCGAGGGGATCAGTTGTTGTCCAGCGTCCGTTGCTTGGATCATAAAAGCGTCTGCCGAAGTAGACCCAGCCTGTTTCCGGATCGACCCGCTTGCTGGCAAAGCGCCATGGATTGCCCACTTCAGAGGTTTGAATGATAGCGCCTTGCGCATTGATTAGAGTTTCCTCACCAAACGTGGTATAGCGATAGGCTTCACTAGGCTGGCCTGTGGTGGCGTCAATGAGGCTAACGACATGTCCTTGATGGTCATGAGTGGGCGCGAAGGCGCGTCCTTTGATTTCGATGGCAACGGCAGCGCCAAGCTCTGCTCCATAGCCTGTTCCAAGAATACGCAATTCTTGAATTTGGCCTTTCGCATCGACCATGCCGATTTCATTTTGCCCTTGGTAGAAGTAACGTTCTGAGAGTTTTTTTGACGTTTTACTGAGGCGGCGATTGAAGGAATAATAGCGATAGTCAAACGTTCCTTGAGGCGACTTAACTTGAATGAGGCGATTTAACGCATCGCACTTATAGGTGATTGTCTGGCCTCCTTCTGATAGTCAATGCCAGAACTGTCCGGTCATTGGATGTAGGTGACACGTCCCTTGAGATCATATTGACAGTCTAAGTTAAGTCCATTCCAGGGCTTCACGGGTCAGTTGATCTAATTCATTATAATGATGCTTAGTTGCTGGCTGTGAATTAACTCAATCCATAGCTATAAAGGGTCTTATTGTCGCTTGGCTTGAGGGCTTGATCTTTTGAATCTGTTTTAGAGTTATATTCTGTTACTTTCTTTCGTTGTTTTCTACTTTGGGCTTTTGTTGATGCCTATCGTGAATCTTTTTAATAGGGTCTTTTTTACCTTTAATCAGCATTTCAGAAATTTCATATAATTCATCCTCTGTGTATTCAAATTGGGGATCATCTTCCATTCTGAATAAATATTGTAATAATTCTTTCGAATAAGTAGTTAACGAACGAATATTATTTGAATAAACATCAAAAGCCCAACTAGAAAGCCTTGCAATATCATAACCTTTTTTTAATTCTGATTTTAATGCTTCTCCAATAACTTGTTCATCAATTGTTTTATTTTGCATTTTTTAATATCCTAATAGTTTATCTTTGTAAGTAGGTGGGTAGTGTGGCGCATTAATTTTTTGTCCGTCTATGTTTTTTGGGCGAACTCGATTTTAACCTATTAGTGTGTACTGCCGTTTTCAATAATTTATGTTTTGATAATGAAGCGATAAAGAAATTACTGATTTTAATAGTTGTTTTAAATTTATAAATTATAAAACATGTAATTTTAATTTGTTTTTTCTAAATTAAATTCGATGTCCTGAATCGAAACATAAAAGTGTTCTTTGTTTCCAATACTTTTTAAACATGCGTAATCGAAGGGTGGGTATAGACCATAAGTCGTCTCATATTGGCTGAGAAATATTTTAAAAATTAATTCATGTTCTTTCGAAATTGGTATTTTTGTTTTATTATCAATCAAAATGAGGTTGTTTTTTGGTTTACATATAATTTGATAATTAGCTCTGGCGTCTGGGTTTGTAACTCTTAATGCTTTAAAAAAGCCATAACTATTCAAATAATTATTGGGACCTAAAAGTTCTCTTTCTACAAGAAACTCCCAATTTACCTGTAGCCATTTATCAATAAAATCACCATCATCATCCCAATCATGATTTTCCATCAAATTGTCTAGAGAGGGCCATGCAGCAATTAAAAATTGTCTAAAGTGCTCGATTTGTTGATTTACAATAGTCATGAAATACTCTTTTAATCTTGTTGGTAAGCCATGCGTTTTT
It includes:
- a CDS encoding RHS repeat-associated core domain-containing protein; translation: MVDAKGQIQELRILGTGYGAELGAAVAIEIKGRAFAPTHDHQGHVVSLIDATTGQPSEAYRYTTFGEETLINAQGAIIQTSEVGNPWRFASKRVDPETGWVYFGRRFYDPSNGRWTTTDPLGFADGPNLYAYLHHSPLSAFDAYGFVGEAYRDGCNVATNPNYFDGISNEYSPVFGDNAGNDAWASVQWQETKENLYAAFAGCVHGCFDFLTSHAYLFQSLAFAAGCDDLECSLEEKIQIQQAFAISQSNQIAATDAFVQQTMGVDANNAIYQAFRSGTTTTLEVATIAMGGYGLAKGAVGVVKAARIGMLEAKMASQALKQEAKYIAKPGMSINRGAESVNAGINLNKKLSQLEQSQQTAARIRELPDDRIRYYGIEKKATNSGPTRGACYVVEYTPHNGQTRGWYECYDHTGNVNRVHPKSINGQTVTSPHYPLIASEL